The genomic interval AAGATCTGTGTGGTGATGGTTGGCTTGCCGGCCCGAGGCAAGAGTCTCATTGCTGGCAAGGGTAAGTGCTTGTCTACTCTCTACGCAAGCCATACTGACAGTCTTCTAGCCATGCGTTACCTGGGCTGGGTGGGCATCCCAGCGCGTGTCTTCAACGTGGGCAGCTATCGCCGTCACAACACGCCCCAGCCTGCCGCCACCTTCTTCGATCCTCACAACGAAGAAGGCGAGCGTATGCGCCGGGTCGCCGCTGAGGCTGCCATGTCCGACATGCTCAAGTGGTTCCAGTCCGGCAAGGGCGTCGTCGCTATCCTGGATGCGACCAACTCCACCAAGGAGCGGCGTGCATGGATCTATGAGAAGTGCCGCCAGGCCGACATTGAGACTCTCTTTGTAGAGTCCATCTgcgacgacgaggacctGATCATGACCAATATCCTCGAGGTCAAGACGACCTCCCCAGACTACAAGGGCCAGGACCCCGAGGCTTCTGCGCAGGACTTCCGCACTCGCATTCGCAACTATGAGAAGGCCTACGAGACTATCGACGACCATGAGAAACACTTCACCTACGTCAAGCTCATCAACGTTGGCTccaccgtcatcatcaaccagaTCAAGGACTACCTCTCCAGCCGGCTAGTGTACTACATCCAGAACCTCCACATCAAGCCCCGCTCGATCTGGCTGTCTCGTGTAAGTCCTATTAATCTGATATATCACGAATGTCTGCTAACAAAAAGCTCAGCACGGCGAGTCCGAATTTAACCTGACAGGCCGTATCGGCGGCGACTCCAACATCTCAGAGCGCGGCGAGCGGTACGCGAGGGCCCTgccctccctcctccagaaATCCGGCGTCCCCCCAAACACGAAGAGCGTCATCTGGACCTCAACCCTCAAACGCACGATCCAATCAGCCCGCCACCTGAAAGCCGAAACCGGCTACGAGAAGCTGGAATGGAAAGCGCTGGACGAGCTAGACTCGGGCGTCTGCGACGGGCTGACCTATGAACAAATCGCCGAGAAGTACCCGGAGGATTTTGCCGCCCGCGACGAGGACAAGTACAACTACCGGTACCGGGGCGGCGAGTCCTACCGCGACGTGGTGATCCGTCTCGAACCCATCAtcatggagctggagcgctCCGAGAACGTTATCATCGTCACTCACCAGGCTGTTCTGCGCTGCATCTATTCATATTTCATGAATGTGCCCCAGGAGAAGAGTCCCTGGATGGAGGTTCCACTGCACACGCTGATCAAGCTCACTCCCCGCGCTTATgggacggaggagcagcgcTTCAAGGCTGATATTCCGGCTGTGTCGACTTGGAGGGGAAAAGGGACGTCAGCGAAGCATCAAGAGTTCCCCAAAGAGGGTGAGCCAAAGGAGGAGGGCGGGTCCAAGGaggagggtggtgggaggTAAATGCCCTGCGTCGTGGGTTTGGGGTTTGCATGGAACTCTGGGCGTCTAGGTTGGGGTGTTTTCTCTCTTACTGCTGGGTGATATGAAATGGAAATGGACAAACATGGGCATTAGGTCTTTCTGATACCAATATGACAATTCTTGATTTTATTTTTACTATCTCCGTATCGGTGCTCATTCTCTAAAAGGATTCATTTGGTATATGTATCGGCCCATACCGTCCTTGCTATGCCGATTATTCGGTATGGAGTCTAAGAAGTGCAGATACAAGAAGATATTCAACGATCAGTATGAAAAGGCAATTACCTGTTTTTTCTACCAGCAAGAGAGGGCGTGATAAGATACTTCCAACAATATAAGTTGTATGCCCATAGTTCAATTGCCGGGTGGCTGGTGCTGACTCAGGCTATGATGCACCCCTCCGAGCTaagctcctccttcttcatccacaacCCATTGCGCCGTGGTTGACCACGGCGGCGTCCACTATGTTATCCGCATTCACCGCGCGGCCGCTCGTCGAGCTAAAGCCGCGCGACAAATCCCAAATCACCGCCGTCCTAGCCCACGGCGACCGACTCCTCGCGGGCCTCAGCAACGGCAGTCTCCGCATCTACCGCCTAAACGACGACCAAAGCACCGAGCTCCtgcgcgaggaggacaaATTCGCCCGGTCCAAGATCGATCAGCTggccctggtcaaggagGCGGAGGTTCTGGTCTCCTTGGCTGGCGGATATGTCACTCTGCATGATGCACAGACGTacgagctgcgcgagcaaCTTGCAAAGACCAGGGGCGCGGGGACGTTTGCCATCACCTCGAATGTTGTGACTGATTCCGATGAGATTCCTGTTATTATTTCGAGGATGGCGGTCGCGGTTAAGAGAAAGGTTATGCTGTGGGTGTGGAGGGATATGGAGCTCGAAACGGATGTCTCGGAGTTAAGTCTTGCGAGTGGGATTAAGACGCTTACTTGGGTGTcggggatgaggatggtcGTTGGGTTGACCTCGGGCTTTGTGCTGGTTGATGTTGAGTCCGGGGAGGTGACCGAACTGGCGGGACCGGGAAGTATCGAAGAGCCCGGACGGTTTACGGGGGTTGGGGCCGCGGGCATGAGCTACATCGGGATGGGAGGTATGGTTCCCAGGCCACTGGCAACTAGGCTCTGCGAGGGAGAGATTCTGTTGGCGAAAGATATCCATACGCATTTTGTCGACGTGGACGGTCAATCGCTCGGCCGGAGACAGATTCCCTGGAGCCAAGCGCCTGCCGACCTCGGATACTCGTACCCTTTCCTTCTGGCCCTGCATGATGCATCCAAGGGCGTTCTTGAAGTACGCAACCCAGAAACACTGACATTGCTGCAATCGATCCCCTTATCCGCTGCCAAAATCCTACACATCCCGCAACCAAACATCAGTCTCGCGCACGCAGGCAAAGGGTTCCTTGTTGCAAGTGATCGAACCATCTGGCGCATGGAGGCTCTGAGCTACGACACGCAGATTGACTCGTTGATCGAGAATGGGTATCTGGATGAAGCTATCAGTCTACTTGATATgctggaagatgcgctgCTGCGGGACAAACCCGGCAGACTGCGTGCTGCAAAGCTGGAAAAGGCGCAAAGCCTTTTTGCGGCACATAAGTACCGCGACGCGTTGGATTTGTTTACGGAGGTCTCGGCGCCGCCGGAAACAGTTATTCGGCTTTATCCGCGTTTGATTGCGGGGGAGCTCTCGGCCGTGGAGAGCGATGGGACTGCTTCTCAGGATGGCtctgaagctgctgctgggggtgcTCAATCTGCGGGTTCTGTGATATCCTTTTTAAGAAAGACAGATGAAAGTAGTGAATCGGGCAGTATCCGGGAGGACAGTAAGTAATGTTGTATCTCTATTGGATCCGTGTGATTGACAACTCAACAGAAACCCTCAAATCGGCTGTCCGTGAGCTACAGGGATATCTGGCTGATGTGCGCCGACGCTTCCAGCGCTTCCTCAATCCTGATGGCTCTCTCAAGGACAGACCAACCCCCGGAGACGAGGCCAGCGACTCCGTCCTTAAGCTGCTTGATTTCCCCGACGATTTCCAGAAAGCCATCAACTCCAAAGCCCGGCTTGTCGACACGACTCTGTTCCGGGCACACATGTTCGCCACGCCCTCGCTGGCTGGATCTCTCTTCCGCATTGCCAATTTCTGTGACCCAGCCGTGGTGATGGAGCGTCTTGAGGAAACCGAGCGGTATAACGATCTAATTGATTTTCTCTACGGCAAAAAACTCCACCGTCAAGCCTTGGAGCTGCTCCAACGTTTTGGCCAGTCAGACTCGGACTCCATCCCGGATGTTCTTCGCGGCCCAACCCGCACAGTGGCCTACCTCCAGAGCCTTTCCGGGGATCATGTTGATCTGGTCCTTGAATTTGGGGAATGGCCCACTCGCACGAATCACGAGCTGGGGATGGAGATATTCCTGGCAGACACCGAAAACGCAGAGACGCTGCCCCGCCACCGGGTTCTGGAAtttctggagaagattgattcttctcttgccgTGCGATACCTCGAGCATGTCATCGAGGAGTGGAACGATATGACTCCCGATCTGCACCAGCGCCTCCTGATGCTGTATCTGGATCGACTGagtgaaggagaagaccagaaGAAGTTCCTAGCCTTGTTGAGGGATAGTGAACAGTATTCGCCCGCGAAGATGTTAGACCGTCTCGATCGAGATAGTAAGTTTTCTTTCAGCTTTGAGTGGTTCCACAATCATCTAACGACAGCAGATCCGAATCTCTACGAGGCACGAGCAATCGTATTCAGCAA from Penicillium psychrofluorescens genome assembly, chromosome: 5 carries:
- a CDS encoding uncharacterized protein (ID:PFLUO_008329-T1.cds;~source:funannotate) — encoded protein: MPTGSVIRSQQQHKVFVASSDDSKICVVMVGLPARGKSLIAGKAMRYLGWVGIPARVFNVGSYRRHNTPQPAATFFDPHNEEGERMRRVAAEAAMSDMLKWFQSGKGVVAILDATNSTKERRAWIYEKCRQADIETLFVESICDDEDLIMTNILEVKTTSPDYKGQDPEASAQDFRTRIRNYEKAYETIDDHEKHFTYVKLINVGSTVIINQIKDYLSSRLVYYIQNLHIKPRSIWLSRHGESEFNLTGRIGGDSNISERGERYARALPSLLQKSGVPPNTKSVIWTSTLKRTIQSARHLKAETGYEKLEWKALDELDSGVCDGLTYEQIAEKYPEDFAARDEDKYNYRYRGGESYRDVVIRLEPIIMELERSENVIIVTHQAVLRCIYSYFMNVPQEKSPWMEVPLHTLIKLTPRAYGTEEQRFKADIPAVSTWRGKGTSAKHQEFPKEGEPKEEGGSKEEGGGR
- a CDS encoding uncharacterized protein (ID:PFLUO_008330-T1.cds;~source:funannotate), whose amino-acid sequence is MLSAFTARPLVELKPRDKSQITAVLAHGDRLLAGLSNGSLRIYRLNDDQSTELLREEDKFARSKIDQLALVKEAEVLVSLAGGYVTLHDAQTYELREQLAKTRGAGTFAITSNVVTDSDEIPVIISRMAVAVKRKVMLWVWRDMELETDVSELSLASGIKTLTWVSGMRMVVGLTSGFVLVDVESGEVTELAGPGSIEEPGRFTGVGAAGMSYIGMGGMVPRPLATRLCEGEILLAKDIHTHFVDVDGQSLGRRQIPWSQAPADLGYSYPFLLALHDASKGVLEVRNPETLTLLQSIPLSAAKILHIPQPNISLAHAGKGFLVASDRTIWRMEALSYDTQIDSLIENGYLDEAISLLDMLEDALLRDKPGRLRAAKLEKAQSLFAAHKYRDALDLFTEVSAPPETVIRLYPRLIAGELSAVESDGTASQDGSEAAAGGAQSAGSVISFLRKTDESSESGSIREDKTLKSAVRELQGYLADVRRRFQRFLNPDGSLKDRPTPGDEASDSVLKLLDFPDDFQKAINSKARLVDTTLFRAHMFATPSLAGSLFRIANFCDPAVVMERLEETERYNDLIDFLYGKKLHRQALELLQRFGQSDSDSIPDVLRGPTRTVAYLQSLSGDHVDLVLEFGEWPTRTNHELGMEIFLADTENAETLPRHRVLEFLEKIDSSLAVRYLEHVIEEWNDMTPDLHQRLLMLYLDRLSEGEDQKKFLALLRDSEQYSPAKMLDRLDRDNPNLYEARAIVFSKMGQHRQALEIYVFQLEDHEKAEEYCNRVHRSETAEEEIYLTLLSLYLSPPHGYKPQHAPALSLLAKHGSRLPADAALSLIPATLPVQELEFYFKGRMRAVNSVFNEARIVANLRKTRDMQMQAHLILGEGVRGGGTRARHVTITEERICGVCHKRLGGSVINVFPDNTVVHLGCANRVDRSG